In the genome of Candidatus Saccharibacteria bacterium, one region contains:
- a CDS encoding metallopeptidase family protein, translating into MIDISDEAFEKMVTDAIDDIPEHYGNFIKNVGFVVEDEPSPEQRERLHLHHGVTLFGLYEGVPLTQRNNNYSGVLPDKITIFKRPMQHQAWTYEELEKTVKNTVWHEVAHYFGLDHDRIYRLEGKDRKH; encoded by the coding sequence ATGATTGATATTAGCGACGAAGCGTTTGAAAAGATGGTCACGGATGCTATTGATGATATTCCGGAGCATTACGGGAACTTTATCAAGAATGTTGGCTTTGTGGTTGAGGACGAACCGTCACCTGAGCAACGCGAGCGGCTGCATCTTCATCACGGTGTCACGTTATTTGGGCTATACGAAGGAGTGCCGTTGACACAGCGCAACAATAACTACAGCGGCGTACTGCCAGATAAAATAACGATATTTAAACGACCCATGCAACACCAGGCGTGGACATACGAGGAATTAGAAAAGACCGTAAAAAACACTGTTTGGCACGAGGTGGCGCACTACTTTGGCTTGGATCACGACAGGATTTATCGATTAGAAGGTAAAGACAGAAAACATTAG